Below is a window of Synechococcus sp. RSCCF101 DNA.
CGGCGGCGGCGCCCGCGAGCGAACCCGCTGCTGTGCCGCAGGCCCCCATCGGCCTGCCGCGGCTGCACGGGGGCCGGGCCTGCCCCGCCCTGGACAGCCGGCTGAGGGCGGTGCTCGGCGGCGAGCAGTCGCGCTGGAGCGTGACGGTGGCCGACGGCACCGGTCTGGTGCTGGCGGACATCAACGGGACGGTGCCCAGGGTGCCGGCCTCCAACCAGAAGCTGTTCTCCACGGCCTTCGCCCTCGATCGTCTCGGCCCGGATCACCGACTCACCACCCGGCTGTGGCGGCTGGACAGCGGAGCCCTGATGCTCACGGGCGAAGGGGACCCCGACCTGGGAATCGCCCAGCTGCAGAGGCTCGCCAAGCTGGCCCTCGGTCAGGGGGGGTCCTCCGGCGCCGCCCCCGGCGCGGTGCACCTCAAGCTGGCCGAGCTGCCAGCCTCGCAGTGGTGGCCGGCCGGATGGCATCCCGCCGACCGCCAGTACGCCTACGGAGCCCCGATCACCCGTCTGGCCCTCACCAGCAATGCGCTCGGCCAGGCGATCGCCAATCCCGCCGGACGGCTGCGGACATTGCTCAGCCGCGAGATCACACGCCAGGGCGGCCAGCCCCAGCTGGAACTGGTGCAGGCGAGCGATCGCAGCCCCGCGTCCGGCGAGGCCGTGCTGCTGCATGAGGAACCCTCGGCCCCCATGCATGCCCTGCTCAGCCTGGCCAACTCCGAAAGCCACAACTTCACCTCGGAGGTATTGCTCCGCCAGGCGGCGGGCACCTGGAACCTCCCTCAGGCCCTGCGGATGCAGCAGGCCTGGCTCGCCGATCTCAATCTCCCCCTCCAGGGCGTGCGGCTGGCGGACGGCTCAGGACTCGACCGGGGCAATCGCCTCACCAGTCGGGCCGTGACGGGCCTGCTGGTGCGCATGGCCCATCACCCCTACGCCCCCTACTACCGGGCCTCGATGGCCATCGCGGGCCAGCGGGGCACCCTGCGCTCGCTCTACCGGGACCCAGCCCTGGCCGGTCGCTTCCGGGGCAAGACGGGCACGTTGCGGGGGGTGCGATCGATCTCGGGAACCCTTGAGACGGCCGCCGGGCCGCGCCACATCAGCATGATCGCCAACGGCGCAGCAACGCCCAACACCACGATCGGGCAGCTGCTGCGCCAGACCCAGGCGCTCAGCCCCTGCCCCGCACCTGCCGCAGCCGGTCGGCCGCCCGCCGTGCCCGGCTGATGGGCACGGCCTCGCCCCTGCGCTCACCTCGCTGACGCACCGGGCGAGGCCGCTCCACACCGAGGGAGAGGGCACCGTCACCACCTCCGGAGGCCTCCACAGATCCGTCCAGCCCGCCCTCGATCAGGCTCATGGGCAGCTCGGCCGGATCCACGGCCTGCAGCTTGACCAGCTCACGCCGGCCGGCCAGCACCACCTGGGCCATCTCCTTGAGGCGGCGCTCGATCTCACCGAGGGTCTGCTCGGCATAGCGATCGGCACCCTCCTGGACCACCGAGGCGTCCTTGCGGGTGCGCTGGATCAGGCTCTCGCACTGCTGCTGGGTCTGCTGGCGGAACTGGAGGGCGTCGTTGCGGAGCCGTTCGGCCTCGGCCTGGGCCTCCTTCTGCAGCCGCAGCCCCTCCTGACGGATCTGCTCCAGCTCGGCCTGGGCCTGCTGACGGGCCCGTTCGTGCTGCTCGCCGATCTGGCGCTTGGTCTCGCCGTGCTCGGCCTCAAGCTGCTGGCGACGCTGCACCGCCTCCTGTTCGAGCTGCTGACGGCGACTGGCCATCTGCTGCTCCATCTGGGCCAGCCGGCTCTGCAGGTCCTGCTCGGCCTGTGCAGCCTTCTGGCGGGTGGTCTGCAGCAGCTGCTCACAGTGCTGACGGGTCTGCTCCCGCAGCTCGGCCACCTGCTTCTCCGCCTCCTGACGCACGGAGGAGGAGCTGATCAGCTGCTCGCGCTGCTGCTGAGCCTGGCTGCGGATCTCGTCGGCCTGCTTGCGGGCCTGGGCCACGAACTCCTCGCGCTGGCGGAGCAGGGCATCGGCCTGCCCGATCTGCACCGGCAGGGCATCGCGCACGGCGTCGAGCAACTCCTCCGCTTCCTGCTCATTCACGAGCCGTCCGCCGCTGAAGGGGATGCGACTGCCATCGAGGATCACCTCCTCCAGCTGATCGAGCTGATCCAGAACGGTGAGGCGGGTCTCGGTCATCTCATGGGGACAGGCTGGGCGCATTAAAGAGGCCGCGCAGGTCATGCGCCACCGCTGCCGGCACCATGTGACTCACATCGCCTCCGAAGCGCGCCACCTCCTTCACCACCGAGCTGCTCAGGAAGCTGTGGTGGGCGGAGGTGGCCATGAACAAGGTCTCGATGCCCGCATCGAGACTGCGGTTGGTGTGGGCGATCTGCAGCTCGAACTCGAAATCGCTCAGGGCCCGCAGGCCGCGCAGGATCACGGTGGCGCCGCAGCGGCGGGCGTAATCGACCGTGAGGCCCTGGAAGCTGCCCACCTCCACCCCCGGCAGCCCGGCGGTGGCCTGCCGGATCTGCCGCAGCCGCTCGTCCAGGCTGAACAGGGGCGTCTTGGAGGGATTGCGCAGCACCGCCACCACCACGCGGTCGAAGAGGCCCGTGCTGCGCTGGATCAGATCGAGGTGGCCGAGAGTGAGGGGGTCGAAACTGCCCGGGTAGAGGGCCTGCATCCTGGAGCGATCTGGCCGGCGGATCCTATGCAGGTGGGCCAGGCAGCACCTGGCAGCGCGGCCGCATTCCTACAGTCGCCGCAACGCACCACACGACATGAGCCTGGACGTCGCCGCGAAGAAGACCCTGCTGCGCAAGATCCCCCATGGTCTGTTCATCTGCGGCGTCGCCGAGGCCGATCACATCAACGGTTTCACCGCCAGCTGGGTGACCCAGGGATCCTTCGAACCACCGCTGGTGGTGATGGCGGTGCGGGCCGATTCCACATCCCACGGCATGATCGAGCGCAGCGGTCGCTTCTCCCTGAACGTGCTGCGGGCCGATCAGAAGGACCTGGCCGCCGTGTTCTTCAAGCCGCAGACGGCCGTCGGTGGCCGCTTCGATGCGACGCCGTTCAAGCTCGGCGAGCTTGGCCTGCCGATTCTGGAGGAGGCCGTCGGCGGCGTCGAATGCGTGGTGGTGGGCCAGGTGAAGCACGGCGACCACAGCGTCTTCGTCGGTGAGGTCAGAACCGCCGTCCTGCATCAGGACGTCGCGGCCCTCGACCTGGCCTCCACCGGCTGGTCCTACGGCGGCTGACGTGCAGCGCGGGCCGCTGATCCTCGACGAGCGGCGGCTGAGCGAGCGGCTGGGCGAACTGCCGACCGAGCCCGGCTGCTACCTGATGCGGGATGAGCGGGACCGCATCCTGTACATCGGCAAATCGAAGAGCCTGCGCAGCCGCGTGCGCAGCTACTTCCGCTCACCCCGGGAGCTGAGTCCGCGCATCAGCCTGATGGTGCGGCAGGTGTGCGAGATCGAGATCATCGTCACCGACAGCGAAGCCGAAGCGCTGGCCCTGGAATCGAACCTGATCAAGGAGCACCAGCCCCACTTCAACATCCTGCTGAAGGACGACAAGAAATACCCCTATCTCTGCATCACTTGGAGCGAGGACTATCCCCGCATCTTCATCACGCGGCGCCGGCGCTTCCGCAAGCCGGAGGATCGCTTCTACGGCCCCTACGTGGATGTGGGTCTGCTGCGGCGCACCCTGTTCCTCGTCAAGCGGATGTTTCCCCTCCGCCAGCGGCCCCAGCCCCTCTATCGCGACCGCACCTGTCTCAACTACGACATCGGCCGCTGCCCGGGGGTCTGCCAGTCGCGGGTCACGCCCGAGGCCTACCGCACCACGCTCCGCAAGGTGGCGATGGTGTTCCAGGGCCGCAGCGATGAGCTGCAGACCCTGCTGCGACAGCAGATGGAGCGCTATGCGGAGCGTCTCGACTTCGAGGCCGCAGCCCACCTGCGCGATCAGCTCAGGGGCCTGGATGACCTGACCCGGGAGCAGAAGATGAGCATCGCCGACAGCAGCGTCAGCCACGATGTGCTTGCCCTGGCCGCCAACGAGCGCGTGGCGGCTGTGCAGCTCTTTCAGATGCGGGCCGGCAAGCTGGTGGGACGCCTCGGCTTCACGGCCGATGCGCGCGATGGCGGCCAGGGCACCATCCTCCAGCGGGTGATGGAGGAGCACTACAGCCAGGTGGATCCGGTGGAGATCCCCCCCACCGTGCTGCTGCAGCACCGGCTGCCGCAACAGGAGCTGATCGAGGGCTGGCTCGGGGAGCGGCGTGGCCGCCGGGTGCATCTGGAGCTGCCCCGGCGTCAGCGCAAGGCGGAGCTGATCGAGCTGGTGGAGCGGAACGCCGCCTACGAGCTGGCCCGGGCCGAACGCCGGGCCGATCAGGATCAGCTCGCCACCGAAGACCTGGCCCAGCTGCTGGAGCTGCCGCAGCCGCCCAGGCGGATCGAGGGGTACGACATCAGCCACATCCAGGGCAGCGATGCGGTGGCCTCCCAGGTGGTGTTCATCGACGGGCTGCCGGCCAAGCAGCACTACCGCAAGTACCGGCTGCGCAGCAGCAGCATCGTCAGCGGCCACAGCGACGACTTCATGGCCATGGCCGAGGTGATGCGCCGGCGCTTCCGCCGCTGGGCCACCGCCAAGGCCGAGGGTCACGATCTCGCCCGCCTGCGGCGCGAAGCCTCCGAGGTGCTGGGCGACGGCGGCTTTCACGACTGGCCCGACGTGGTGATGATCGACGGGGGCAAGGGCCAGCTCTCGGCGGTGATGGAGGCCCTGCGGGAACTCGACCTGCACGAGGATCTCGTGGTCTGCTCCCTGGCCAAGCAGCGGGAGGAGGTGTTCGTGCCCGGCGTCAGTGCCCCCCTGGAGAGCGAGGCCGACCAGCTCGGGGTGATGCTGCTGCGGCGCCTGCGGGACGAAGCGCACCGCTTCGCGGTCAGCTTTCATCGCCAGCAGCGCGGGCAGCGCATGACCCGATCCCGGCTCGGGGAGGTGCCGGGACTCGGACCGCGCCGGCAGAAGGACCTGCTGGCTCACTTCCGCTCCATTGACGCCATCCAGCTGGCCACACCCGAGCAGCTGCGCCAGGCGCCGGGGGTGGGGCCCGCCCTGGCCGGACAGATCTGGGAGCACTTCCACCCGCGCGACCCGGAGAGCGAGCCTGACGGCATCCCGGCAGAGCCGGCTGCACAGCCATGAGGCTCCCACCTCACCGACAAGGGGCTCCCCGGGGACTGACGCGCCTCGTCGGCTGGCTGCTGGTGGCGATCCTCGGGTTCGCCGCCGCACCGGCGCTGCCGGCCCATGCCGATCCGGGTCTGTGCATCGGACCGATCTGCGCCGATCAGATCAGCCGCAGCGCCAAGCATCACTGGCAGCTGCGGCTGCGGCTGGCCGATCAGCGCGGCCAGCGCGAACGGATCACCGTCGACTGCCGCAACGGGCGGCTGAGCCCGGAGCTGGGGGTGGTGGATCGCCGCTACGGCGCGGCGGTGGCCCGGAAGGCCTGCAGGCTGGTGGGTCAGAGCTGAGGAGCGCCATGGCCGGGGCGAGCGACGGGCGAAGGGAGGCATCCAGCCAGCGCAGGCTGGGGATCTGGGTGCTGGGGGATCAGCTCCACGCCGGGCAGGCAGCCCTCGCCTCCAGCGGACCCGGCGACTGTCGGGTGCTGCTGCTCCAGAGCCTGGATCAGGCGGCCCGGCGCCGCTGCCACCGCCAGAAGCTGGTGCTGGTCTGGAGTGCGATGCGCCATTTCGCGGCCGAACTGAGGGCCGCGGGGTGGGTGGTGGATGCGGTGAGCGCCGAGAGCTACGGCCGCGGCCTGCGCCGCTGGATCGAGGCCCACGGGGTGCAGGAGCTGCGACTGATGGAGCCGGCCGACCGCGGATTCCGCTCCCTGGTGATGGGTCTGCTCGAGCCGATCCCGAATCCACCCGAGCTGGTCTGGGTGCCCTCCAACGCGTTCCTCTGGAGCCGGGAGGCCTTTGCCGGCTGGGCCGGCCGGCACCGGCAGCTGCGGATGGAGTCCTTCTACCGGGACGGGAGGCGCCGCTTCGGTGTGCTGATGGAGGGAGAGGGAGCCGCCGCCACACCGATGGGGGGACGCTGGAACTTCGATAAGGAGAACCGCCGCCCACCTCGGAAGGGCCTGGCGCCGCCGCCACCGCTGCGCTGGACCCCCGACGCGATCACGGCGGAGGTGATCGAGCATGTGGCGAGCCTGCCTGACCTGCCCGGCAGCGTGGACGGGTTCGGCTGGCCCGTGACCCGGGCCCAGGCGCTCGAGGCCCTGGAGCATTTCATCGCCACCCGCCTGGCGGACTTCGGCACCTACCAGGACGCCATGGTGCGCGGCCAGCCCACCATGTGGCACGCCCTGCTGAGCTCCTCGCTCAACCTGGGCCTGCTGCAGCCGCTGGAGGTGATCCGCCGGCTGGAGCAGCGCGGCCTGGAGGACGACGTGCCCCTCAACGCCCTCGAGGGGGTGATCCGGCAGATCCTCGGCTGGCGGGAGTACACCCATGGCCTGCACCACTGGTTCGGGGAGGACTACGGCCGCAGCAACGCCCTGGACGCCCATCGCCCCCTCCCCGACTGGCTCGAGGCCCTCGGGGGCAGCGGCATGGCCTGCATGGACACGGTGCTGGGGGAGATCCGCGACTCGGCCTACGCCCACCACATCCAGCGGCTGATGATCCTGGGCAACTACGGGCTGCTGGCGGGCCTGGATCCCCAGGCCTTCACCGGCTGGTTCCGCCGGCTGTTCATCGATTCGGCCGACTGGGTCATGGAAACCAACGTGATCGGCATGGCGCTCCACGCCGACGGTGGCCGGCTCGCCAGCAAGCCCTATGCCGCCAGCGGCAGCTACGTGAACCGCATGAGCGACTACTGCCGCCAGTGCCGCTTCAAGCCCAAGCAGCGCAGCGGCGAGGAGGCCTGCCCCTTCACCTCCCTCTACTGGGACTTCCTGGCCCGGCATCGGGACCGCTTCGGCGCCCATCCGCGCATGGCGCTGGTCTACAAGCAGCTCGAGAAGATCCCCGCCGGGGAACTGGAGGCCACTCGCGCAGCGGCAGCACGGCATCTGCAGGGCACCGGCGCTTCCTAAGGTCAGCGGGCCTGCCCTGGCTCACCGATGGCATTACCGGCCGAGGCCTATCTCTGGTTCAAGACCCTCCACATCGTGGGTGTGGTGGTGTGGTTCGCCGGGCTCTTCTATCTCGTTCGCCTGTTCATCTATCACGTGGAGGCCGAAGCCCTGGAGCCGGCCCTGCGGGAGCCCTTCCGTCAGCAGTACGCCCTGATGGAGAAACGCCTGGCCAACATCATCACCACCCCGGGGATGGTGGTGGCCGTGAGCATGGCGATCGGGCTGCTGATCAGCCAGCCCGGCTGGTTGAGGGAGGGCTGGATGCACGCCAAGCTCGCCCTGGTGGCTGCGCTGCTGGCCTACCACGTGTTCTGTTATCGCCTGATGGGCCAGCTGGCATCCGGGACCTGCGGCTGGACCGGCAGGCAGCTGCGCGCCCTCAATGAACTGCCGACCCTGCTGCTGGTGCTCGTGGTGATGCTGGTGGTCTTCAAGGGTCAGTTCCCCACAGGCGCCGCCACCTGGTTCATCGCAGCCCTGGTGGTGGCCATGGCCGGCTCAATCCAGTTCTATGCCCGCTGGCGGCGCCTGCGGGCGGAAGCCCAGGCCCAGGCCTGATCGCGATCCCGTCCCGCCGAGCCGACCCCGATGACCACCCTGCAGAGCCCTCCCCGTCTCCGGCATCCCCTGGCCCGGGTGCTGGCCGCGGTGGGGCCGGACTGCTGCCCGGAGCGGGTGAACTTCCACTGCCACACGGTCTGCAGCGACGGCAGCCTCGAGCCGGAAGCGCTGGCCCGGCAGGCTCTCGGCATCGGCCTGGAGCACCTGGCGGTGACCGATCACCACAGCCTGGCGGCCCACAGCCGGCTGGAGGCGGTCTTCGCCGCCGGGTCGGCCGATGGTCAGCCCCGCCCGACCCTCTGGACCGGCGTGGAGATCAGCTGCCTGCTGCGCCGCTGCCTCGTGCATGTGCTGGCCCTGGGATTCCAGGCGGATGCCCCCTCGATCCGGCCCTACCTCCAGGGCGACAGCGTCAGCGGCTCCCTGCTGCAGGCGGCCGCCGTGCGCGACGCGGTGCATGAGGCGGGCGGGCTGGTGGTGCTGGCGCACCCGGCCCGCTACCGCCTCCCCTTCCAGCCCCTGCTGGAGGAAGCGGCGTCCCTCGGCTTCGACGGTGCCGAGACCTGGTACGACTACGAGATGCAGCCCCACTGGCAGCCGACCCCGCTGGTCTGCGAGGCCATCGATGCCCTGGCCGGCGAGCTGGGACTGCTGCGCAGCGGCGGAACCGACAGCCACGGTTATTCCCTGCGGGGCCGGTAGAATGGACAGGTATGTCAGTGGTTGGTGACACACATGGGTCTGCTGGATGGTCTGTTCCGGAAGAACAAGAAGGGGAGTGCCGGTTCTGACGGAGGCTCCGGATCCAAGGAGTTCTTTCTGGACGCCGACGCCTCCACCAGCCTCGGCGACGTCAACTACATGCGGCGCTCGAACACCATCCGCCACACCTTCCCCGGCACGGCCGACAATCCCGGCAACAAGGAGATGGTGCAGGAGGTCGATTCGATGGCGGCCCGCACCGACAAGGTGAGCGAGGGTCTGCCCGTCGCCAAGCCGGCCGCGCCGGCTGCAAAGCCCCGCCGCACCGCCACACCGGGCGTGCCCAAGCAGGTCAAGAAGACCTTCGCCTCCCCCATGAGCCAGGCCCAGCTGCAGGAGCGGCTGCGGGGTTCCGCGGTGAAACCGGCCAACGCTCCGGCGCCGGAAGCCGCTGCGGCATCCGCTGGTGAGAGCGCTTCCGAAGCGACAGCCGCACCGGTCTCACCCTCCCAGCAGCCTGCCGGCTCGATCGATCCCTTCCGCAACATGGCCCGGGATCTGAACAGCTGAGAGCCCAGCAGCCCTCAGTTTCCCCGTTCAATCGTCGCCTCGCTCTCCAGCACCAGCTGGCGCAAGAGCGCCAGCTGAGCATCACCGGCCTGAGTCCAGAGGCCACGGTGGTGGGCCTCCAGCAACCGCTCGGCCATGTCACGCAGGGCCCAGGGATTGTCGCGCTGCAGGAAGGCCAGGATCTCCGGATCCGTGAACCAGCTCTCGCAGAGAGCGCCATAACTCCAGGCCGGCACCTCGCCTGAACTGGCGTCGTAGGCGAAGAGGTAATCGATGCTGGCGGCCATCTCGAAGCCGCCGCGGTAGCCGTGACCGCGCATCGCCTCCAGCCAGCGGGGGTTGAGCAGGCGTGAGCGGATCACCTTGTCCAGCTCGCGGCTGACGCGGTGCAGACGCGGCCGTTCGCTGCGGGAATGGTCGCCAAACCAGAGCTGGGCTCTGCGGCCGCCCACCGCAGCGATCGCAGCGGCCAGGCCGCCGTGGAACTGGTAGTAGTCATCGGAATCGAGCAGGTCGTGCTCGCGGTTGTCCTGGTTGTGGATCACCACCTGCAGTCCGGCCAGACGGCGCTCCAGACCCGCCCGATCGGCCACCGGCTCGCCATCGCCCTCGTAGCGCCAGCCGCTCCAGTTGAGGTAGGCCTGGCCCAGATCCGTCCGGTCCTCCCACTCGCCGCTCTCGATCAGGCCCTGCAGGCCGGCTCCATAGGCGCCGGGGGCCGAGCCGTAGACCCTTGCCGCCTGACCCTCGTTCCTCAGGGCTGCCGCCAGGGGGTTGTCGCTCTCGCTCTCCTCGAGGGCGGCCACCATGGCGGTGGCCCGGTTCACCCAGCCCACCAGCTGCGGGAAGGCATCGCGGAACAGACCGGAGATGCGCAGCGTCACATCCA
It encodes the following:
- the uvrC gene encoding excinuclease ABC subunit UvrC; its protein translation is MQRGPLILDERRLSERLGELPTEPGCYLMRDERDRILYIGKSKSLRSRVRSYFRSPRELSPRISLMVRQVCEIEIIVTDSEAEALALESNLIKEHQPHFNILLKDDKKYPYLCITWSEDYPRIFITRRRRFRKPEDRFYGPYVDVGLLRRTLFLVKRMFPLRQRPQPLYRDRTCLNYDIGRCPGVCQSRVTPEAYRTTLRKVAMVFQGRSDELQTLLRQQMERYAERLDFEAAAHLRDQLRGLDDLTREQKMSIADSSVSHDVLALAANERVAAVQLFQMRAGKLVGRLGFTADARDGGQGTILQRVMEEHYSQVDPVEIPPTVLLQHRLPQQELIEGWLGERRGRRVHLELPRRQRKAELIELVERNAAYELARAERRADQDQLATEDLAQLLELPQPPRRIEGYDISHIQGSDAVASQVVFIDGLPAKQHYRKYRLRSSSIVSGHSDDFMAMAEVMRRRFRRWATAKAEGHDLARLRREASEVLGDGGFHDWPDVVMIDGGKGQLSAVMEALRELDLHEDLVVCSLAKQREEVFVPGVSAPLESEADQLGVMLLRRLRDEAHRFAVSFHRQQRGQRMTRSRLGEVPGLGPRRQKDLLAHFRSIDAIQLATPEQLRQAPGVGPALAGQIWEHFHPRDPESEPDGIPAEPAAQP
- a CDS encoding flavin reductase family protein, producing the protein MSLDVAAKKTLLRKIPHGLFICGVAEADHINGFTASWVTQGSFEPPLVVMAVRADSTSHGMIERSGRFSLNVLRADQKDLAAVFFKPQTAVGGRFDATPFKLGELGLPILEEAVGGVECVVVGQVKHGDHSVFVGEVRTAVLHQDVAALDLASTGWSYGG
- the hemJ gene encoding protoporphyrinogen oxidase HemJ, giving the protein MALPAEAYLWFKTLHIVGVVVWFAGLFYLVRLFIYHVEAEALEPALREPFRQQYALMEKRLANIITTPGMVVAVSMAIGLLISQPGWLREGWMHAKLALVAALLAYHVFCYRLMGQLASGTCGWTGRQLRALNELPTLLLVLVVMLVVFKGQFPTGAATWFIAALVVAMAGSIQFYARWRRLRAEAQAQA
- a CDS encoding D-alanyl-D-alanine carboxypeptidase/D-alanyl-D-alanine-endopeptidase — protein: MPIPARSRRLAGRLTLAALVGGLLGTPAARAEADGWSVPPRPVPAAAPASEPAAVPQAPIGLPRLHGGRACPALDSRLRAVLGGEQSRWSVTVADGTGLVLADINGTVPRVPASNQKLFSTAFALDRLGPDHRLTTRLWRLDSGALMLTGEGDPDLGIAQLQRLAKLALGQGGSSGAAPGAVHLKLAELPASQWWPAGWHPADRQYAYGAPITRLALTSNALGQAIANPAGRLRTLLSREITRQGGQPQLELVQASDRSPASGEAVLLHEEPSAPMHALLSLANSESHNFTSEVLLRQAAGTWNLPQALRMQQAWLADLNLPLQGVRLADGSGLDRGNRLTSRAVTGLLVRMAHHPYAPYYRASMAIAGQRGTLRSLYRDPALAGRFRGKTGTLRGVRSISGTLETAAGPRHISMIANGAATPNTTIGQLLRQTQALSPCPAPAAAGRPPAVPG
- a CDS encoding PHP domain-containing protein, whose amino-acid sequence is MTTLQSPPRLRHPLARVLAAVGPDCCPERVNFHCHTVCSDGSLEPEALARQALGIGLEHLAVTDHHSLAAHSRLEAVFAAGSADGQPRPTLWTGVEISCLLRRCLVHVLALGFQADAPSIRPYLQGDSVSGSLLQAAAVRDAVHEAGGLVVLAHPARYRLPFQPLLEEAASLGFDGAETWYDYEMQPHWQPTPLVCEAIDALAGELGLLRSGGTDSHGYSLRGR
- the coaD gene encoding pantetheine-phosphate adenylyltransferase, with the protein product MQALYPGSFDPLTLGHLDLIQRSTGLFDRVVVAVLRNPSKTPLFSLDERLRQIRQATAGLPGVEVGSFQGLTVDYARRCGATVILRGLRALSDFEFELQIAHTNRSLDAGIETLFMATSAHHSFLSSSVVKEVARFGGDVSHMVPAAVAHDLRGLFNAPSLSP
- a CDS encoding cryptochrome/photolyase family protein, with the translated sequence MAGASDGRREASSQRRLGIWVLGDQLHAGQAALASSGPGDCRVLLLQSLDQAARRRCHRQKLVLVWSAMRHFAAELRAAGWVVDAVSAESYGRGLRRWIEAHGVQELRLMEPADRGFRSLVMGLLEPIPNPPELVWVPSNAFLWSREAFAGWAGRHRQLRMESFYRDGRRRFGVLMEGEGAAATPMGGRWNFDKENRRPPRKGLAPPPPLRWTPDAITAEVIEHVASLPDLPGSVDGFGWPVTRAQALEALEHFIATRLADFGTYQDAMVRGQPTMWHALLSSSLNLGLLQPLEVIRRLEQRGLEDDVPLNALEGVIRQILGWREYTHGLHHWFGEDYGRSNALDAHRPLPDWLEALGGSGMACMDTVLGEIRDSAYAHHIQRLMILGNYGLLAGLDPQAFTGWFRRLFIDSADWVMETNVIGMALHADGGRLASKPYAASGSYVNRMSDYCRQCRFKPKQRSGEEACPFTSLYWDFLARHRDRFGAHPRMALVYKQLEKIPAGELEATRAAAARHLQGTGAS